The following DNA comes from Verrucomicrobiales bacterium.
CTCTACGGAACTGGAATGCGTCTGCTGGAGGCACTAAGGCTGCGCGTTAAAGACCTGGATCCAGCCCGCGCTCAGATCACCGTTAGAGATGGCAAAGGTTCCAAGGACCGGGTAACCATGCTCCCCGAGTCCCTAAAGACACCTCTCCAAGAGCAACTGACGCGAGCGAAGCATCTCCACGATCAGGATCTAGCCCAGGGCGCTGGTGAAGTTTATTTACCCCACGCGCTCGCACGAAAGTATCCGGCAGCACCGAAGGAGTGGGCTTGGCAATATGTGTTCCCCGCTCAAGAACTTTCCAAGGATCCGCGCACCGGACTTATCCGCAGGCATCATATTCATGAAAGCTCGGTCCAACGAGCGATGAAGGCTGCGGTGCGTCTATCAGGCATCCCGAAGAAAATCAGCTGCCATACGCTGCGACATAGTTTTGCCACTCATCTACTCGAAGCGAACTACGACCTGCGCACCATTCAAGAACTACTCGGGCATCAAGATGTCGCGACGACCCAGATCTACACCCACGTGATGCAAAAGCCCGGCCTCGGAGTTCGAAGCCCGCTAGATTCGGTGTAGGGGAAAGCCCCTCCGCCGGCTGCGGGGCTGAGGCTGGGCAGTTATAAGTTATAAGTTATAAGTTATAAGTTATAAGTTATAAGTTATGAGTTATGAGTTATGAGTTATGAGTAAACGGACCACATTGTTCATTGCTCATTTCAGATTGCACATTTGGGGGAATGACTCCTCACGTTCCGCCTACGCTGGCAGCGCCGTCGGGACAAGCGTCTCTTACAGCCCTGCCGGACACCTTGGTCACTCGTCACTCGTCACTCGTCACTCGTCACTCGTCACTCGTCACTCGTCACTCGTCACTCGTCACTCATCACTCATCACTCAGACGGCACGCCCTACGGGGTGCTCCGAGATCCTATCCCACGCTCCGGGGATCTACGATCGCCCGGCTAATGTCTGGGAACCCCTGCGAGGTTCCGGGTTAGGGCGTGACGAGTGACACGAGTGATGAGTGCTGAGTTGCTGATCTCCGCAATGGAAAATGAGCAATGAACAATTCGCAATGTGCAATCCTCAGAAAAACGGAAAAGGCTGCCGCCCGTGGGGTTCAGACAACGCTAACCCCATTTCTTGATTGGCACTCTTCGATGCCCACTCGCACCACCATCCCTACTCCTTACGGCGCTACGCCGCCCGCCCCCGCCCTGCCCAAGACACCACTCGGCCAAGGCTAAATCCTATCCGGGGGATTTCAACTTCCTCAGTCACACCGTTATCTGGAAGTAACCTAAGCGATTCGGATGCCAATGTCGAGGTGGAAGCTGTTGAAAATGAAGGGGAATGTGATACACGCGGACCACGCGGAGAACCAAGGAAGCAGAAAACCCATTCTCTTCCAGGTCTGAATCGAGTTCCCCTCCGTGTGATCTGCGTGTTCCGTGGGCAATAGCGCTTTACGGGGAGGGCGCTCGCGGCACTTCAGCCTTCATGCCCGCCTGCCATCGGACGATGGCGGCTTGGGTCTCTTTCTGCTCTCGCTCACACACCGATGCCACCTCCCGATACACCTCAAAAAGCTCGCTGTCCAAGAATTGAATGCGACGCAACTCCGGCAGCACGGTCCAACCCGCCCGATGCTTGTCCATCGTGTCAAGAAAGTGCAGCAGAACATCACAGTACTTGCGAACCTGGGCAATCATTCGTTCGCCGTCCCGCGTCGAAGGTGAGTCTCGGCGCAGGGTCCGAACGGCCGCACGACGATACACCTCGTCCACCCCCGCTTCCGTCAGCCTCCGATCCAGCTCGCTCGCAGGGTCGACCAGCGATGCCCGAATCATCGGCAACCGTTCCCTAAACCGTTGGACCGTTTCACGGGTCGAATTCACCCCCGCCGGCCCTTCCCTACCCAGCCGATCCACCGTGTCGTAGATGTCGCGCAACCCCTCAGCAAACTCCTTGGAGTGGGCTTGCACCGCTTCAGCCAGTTCCCGATTGACCCGTATCGCCGGTTCAGATTCCGCCTCTTGCGAAGGAGTCCGAGGTGCGACGGTCGGCGCTGCCGGAGCGGCGCTGGGCACACGGGCCGTAGCGCTCGATTCGGTCGGAGGCGGGAGAAGCTGGAGAACCAAGGCAAGAATATCGCCTCCTCCCTCCTGCACCCGCAGCACCTCTTCGATCGCGGGTCGATCCAGCTGCCCGACCACAGCACCCGCAGTCACGAAGCGAACCGCGTGGAGGTAGCGCGAGAGGGGTAGGATGAGGTCGCGACTCCAGGCTGCAAGCTGCGCCTGACTGGCCGGGCCGGCCAGCTCCAACGTCAGTTGAAATTCCACAAAGCGGTCCACTCGCACCACCACCTGTTCCGCATTCGGAACGACCGCTCTCGCCACGGCCTCAATCGTCTCCGCGATCCCAGCGTCGGGGTCCTTCAGAGCGGCGGAGACCGCGCCACCCAACTGCTCGAGCCGCCGGGCCTTGGACTCCTGCTCGCGCAGCGACTGCTGGCGTTCCAGGAATTGGGTGTGTTCGGCGCGCTTAACCGCCAGGTCCATGGCTTGGCGCTCATTCTCCAGGGCGAACGTTCGACGCGCCTGGGCATCCCGTTCGTCCATCCGCGCATCCCACCGAATCCAGCCCGCTCCGAAGCAGCCGAACAACACCAGACAAACCAGGAAGGTACGCAAGGTAGTCATGGCTAAAACTCCAAGGGCGATTCGGGATCGAGCTTGGGTAGCTCACTGTCTCCCAGAGGTTCGATCACGAGATCGTCGAACGCATCGTGCTCCACTTGCAACAGGCTCAATACTCGGGAAAGCGGGATGGTGCGCCAATCGGCCACTCCGGAGACCTGCGAACGGTCGATGCCTATGCGGTAGATCCGTCGCATCTGCAGCTTCGATTTGGCCAGAAGCTGCGCCCGCTCCTCGGGGGTCGCGGCGGAAGGAATGAGGTTTTGCCGGATGGCTCGATTACAAGAGACGGTTAACCGCTTCAGCCCCCGCGTGTCACCGGCGTCCATCAACTCCCTCACGATTCGGGCAGAAATCTCCCGCACCTCCTGTTTCAAGCTCGCCACGGATCGGTGCTGAGTGGAGGCTCCTCCTTCCTGCGGGGCCAAGACAGCCATTGAGAAGGCCACCCGAAGCAGGTATCCGCCACCCTCCTGAACCACCTCCAACCGCGAGCCTGCGGGCGCCGCCAATCGCGCCAGTTCGAGCAGCGCCTGGTCGTCGGAAAGTCCCTCACTCAAGCCTAGTGCCCGCATGCGAACCAGCTTCTGCTCGAGGGGTGACACGGCCACCGCCGCATCGTGGGCCTGCCGCAAGGACCATTCTCGATCCCGT
Coding sequences within:
- a CDS encoding integron integrase, whose translation is MRLLDQCREVFRFYHYSIRTEQSYLFWIRKFIVFHDKKHPKEMGGPEVAMFLSHLASEKNVAPATQAQALNALVFLYRDVLLQPLGDIGEWRQANPNQRIPVVLTKPEATHLLLCAPPNYQLVLRLLYGTGMRLLEALRLRVKDLDPARAQITVRDGKGSKDRVTMLPESLKTPLQEQLTRAKHLHDQDLAQGAGEVYLPHALARKYPAAPKEWAWQYVFPAQELSKDPRTGLIRRHHIHESSVQRAMKAAVRLSGIPKKISCHTLRHSFATHLLEANYDLRTIQELLGHQDVATTQIYTHVMQKPGLGVRSPLDSV